From the Equus przewalskii isolate Varuska chromosome 19, EquPr2, whole genome shotgun sequence genome, one window contains:
- the RNF182 gene encoding E3 ubiquitin-protein ligase RNF182 — MASQPPEDAAESQGSDELECKICYNRYNLKQRKPKVLECCHRVCAKCLYKIIDFGDSPQGVIVCPFCRFETCLPDDEVSSLPDDNNILVNLTCGGKGKKCLPENPTELLLTPKRLASLVSPSHTSSNCLVITIMEVQRESSLSLSSTPVVEFYRPASFDSVTTVSHNWTVWNCTSLLFQTSVRVLVWLLGLLYFSSLPLGIYLLVSKKVTLGVVFVSLVPSSLVILMVYGFCQCVCHEFLDCMTPSS, encoded by the coding sequence ATGGCGAGTCAACCGCCAGAAGATGCCGCAGAGTCTCAGGGGTCTGACGAGCTCGAGTGTAAGATCTGTTATAATCGATACAATCTGAAGCAGAGGAAACCCAAAGTGCTGGAGTGTTGTCACAGGGTGTGTGCCAAATGCCTCTACAAGATCATAGACTTTGGGGATTCCCCCCAAGGCGTCATCGTCTGTCCTTTCTGCAGGTTCGAGACGTGCCTGCCTGATGACGAAGTTAGTAGCCTGCCCGATGACAACAACATCCTTGTAAACTTGACTTGTGGAGGCAAAGGCAAGAAGTGCCTGCCAGAGAACCCCACCGAGCTGCTGCTGACCCCCAAGAGGCTGGCCTCTCTCGTCAGCCCTTCTCACACTTCCTCCAACTGCCTGGTTATCACCATCATGGAGGTGCAGAGAGAGAGCTCCCTGTCTCTGAGCTCCACTCCCGTGGTAGAATTTTACAGGCCTGCAAGTTTCGACTCTGTTACCACTGTGTCCCACAATTGGACTGTGTGGAACTGTACCTCCCTGCTGTTTCAGACATCCGTCCGGGTGTTAGTTTGGTTGCTAGGTTTGCTGTACTTCAGTTCCTTACCCTTGGGGATCTACTTACTGGTATCTAAGAAAGTCACCCTTGGGGTCGTCTTTGTCAGCCTCGTCCCTTCGAGCCTTGTTATTCTGATGGTGTATGGTTTTTGCCAGTGTGTTTGTCATGAATTTCTAGACTGTATGACACCTTCTTCTTAA